The Brachionichthys hirsutus isolate HB-005 chromosome 11, CSIRO-AGI_Bhir_v1, whole genome shotgun sequence genome includes a window with the following:
- the paf1 gene encoding RNA polymerase II-associated factor 1 homolog, translating to MAPTIQTQAQREDGHRPSTHRTVPERSGVVCRVKYCNSLPDIPFDPKFITYPFDQHRFVQYKATSLEKQHKHELLTEPDLGVTIDLINPDTYRIDPSILLDPADEKLLEEDIQAPSSSKRSQQHAKVVPWMRKTEYISTEFNRYGVSNEKVEVKIGVSVKQQFTEEEIYKDRDSQISAIEKTFEDAQKLVTQHYSKPRVTPVEVLPVFPDFKMWINPCAQVIFDSDPAPKDLSGPAGVEMMSQAMIRGMMDEEGNQFVAYFLPNEDTIRKRKRDCDEGMDYMPEDLYDYKIAREYNWNVKNKASKGYEENYFFIFRDGDGVYYNELETRVRLSKRRAKAGTQSNTNAVLVCKHRDMNEKELEAQDARKAQLENHEPEDEEEDMDKDMRDSGDDKDKGSGSEAENSGSDSEREDEEQEQRVEEEDEDREKRRRKASGSGSESGEERTREMRDEEEIFGSDDDSEDNEPKNSGRSSGEEGSGSEEEGGNRGGNRSRSASPARSDRSSDHSERAQSGSGSERGSDSSDASDSE from the exons GTCAGGTGTGGTCTGTCGCGTCAAGTACTGCAACAGCCTGCCGGACATCCCGTTTGACCCAAAATTCATCACATATCCATTTGATCAGCACAG GTTTGTACAGTATAAAGCCACTTCTCTGGAGAAGCAGCACAAGCATGAGCTCCTGACGGAGCCGGACCTTGGTGTTACCATCGATCTCATAAATCCAGACACCTACCGCATTGACCCCAGTA TACTGCTGGATCCGGCTGATGAAAAACTGCTGGAAGAGGACATCCAGGCTCCATCCAGCTCAAAGAG ATCACAACAACATGCCAAAGTGGTCCCATGGATGAGAAAGACTGAATATATTTCTACAGAGTTTAACAGATATGGTGTTTCCAATGAGAAAGTGGAAGTCAA GATCGGTGTGTCTGTCAAACAGCAGTTTACAGAAGAAGAAATCTACAAGGACAGAGACAGCCAGATTTCTGCGATTGAGAAGACGTTTGAAGATGCACAGAAATTG GTTACGCAGCATTACAGCAAACCAAGAGTTACTCCAGTGGAGGTGTTACCCGTGTTCCCTGACTTTAAG ATGTGGATCAACCCATGTGCTCAGGTCATCTTCGACTCTGATCCTGCGCCTAAAGACTTATCGGGACCAGCAGGAGTTGAAATGATGTCTCAGGCCATGATCAG AGGAATGATGGATGAGGAAGGAAATCAGTTTGTGGCCTACTTTCTTCCCAATGAAGACACTATTCGCAAACGCAAGAGAGACTGTGATGAGGGGATGGATTATATGCCTGAGGACCT GTATGACTATAAGATTGCAAGGGAGTACAACTGGAACGTGAAGAACAAAGCCAGTAAGGGTTATGAGGAGAACTACTTTTTCATCTTCCGAGATGGAGATGGCGTTTACTACAATGAGCTTGAAACGAG AGTGCgtctgagcaagaggagagctAAGGCTGGAACTCAGTCAAACACAAACGCTGTGCTGGTGTGTAAACACAGAGATATGAATGAGAAGGAACTCGAAGCCCAG GATGCACGTAAAGCTCAGCTGGAGAACCATGAgccagaagatgaagaggaagacatgGATAAAGACATGCGAGACTCTG gTGATGATAAAGACAAGGGCAGTGGCAGTGAGGCAGAGAACTCTGGTAGTGATTCTGAGAGGGAAGATGAAGAACAGGAACAAAgggtagaagaagaagatgaggacagagagaagCGCAGGAGGAAGGCGAGCGGCAGTGGGAGTGAGAGTGGCGAGGAAAGGACCAGAGAAATGCGAGACGAGGAAGAGATCTTCGGCAGTGATGACGACAGTGAAGACAATGAACCCAAGAACTCTGGCAGAAGCAGCGGGGAGGAGGGCAGTGGgagtgaagaggaaggagggaacagAGGAGGGAACAGGAGTCGCAGCGCTTCTCCGGCGCGCAGCGACCGCAGCAGCGACCACTCGGAGAGGGCTCAGAGTGGAAGTGGAAGCGAGAGAGGCTCGGACTCCAGTGATGCCAGTGACAGTGAATAG